Below is a genomic region from Flammeovirgaceae bacterium SG7u.111.
GGGGGCTATTGGCGCAAAAAAAGACCTCAGCGACCTTCCTGTAAAGAAGGGGAAAATAGAGTTTGAAGCTCCCGAAGCCACTCACAAGCTTTATGTGGTAATTTGGAAAAATAAATTTAGGGAAGTGATGCACGGTGCACCCGGAGGAGCCGGCCCTGTGCTAGACCATTTCAACCTCCACGCTGTAGAAAAGTACCTCGACCGAATTTCCGATGCGCTGAACCCACTCTTTGAAGGATCGATGGGCAACGGCATTCGTTCGCTTTTTTGCGACAGTATAGAACTTGAAGGGGCAAATTGGACTTCGGACCTTGCCCAAGAGTTTGAAAAAAGAAGGGGCTACGAAATATTCGAATATCTCCCTCTCCTACTCGATAAAAATTTCAACCCTGAAACTAGTTTCCAAAAGGAATTTAGAAAAGTAAAATACGATTATAGCCTTACGCTGGCCGAGCTTTTTAAAGAACGGTTTGTCCAGCCATTCCACCTTTGGTGCAACTCCAATGCCTGCCAAAGTCGCTACCAAGCCTACGGACATCCATGGATTTACACCGACTTGCTCGATGGAAACCTCACCCCAGATATTCCCGAAGGCGATCAATGGCTTTTTAACGCTGGTTGGCAAAACTTCTGCGATGTGGACAATATCCGCTATGCTATTTGGAATAAGTATGCAGCTTCGGGTGGTCATATAAAAGGTAGAAAAGTCATTAGCACCGAAGCCATGACCAATACTTCGGGCGTGTTCCAAGCTTCTTTGGAATACATAAAGCAAGCGACAGATCTCAACATTGCTACGGGAATTAACCATACTATTTTGCATGGGTACAATTACTCACCTCCAAGTGCCGGCTTCCCAGGCTGGGTGCGCTATGGGACGTATTTCAGCGACCAGAATACATGGTGGCCTTATATGCCAGCATGGGCAAACTACACCGCAAGGCTTAGTTATGTATTCCAAGAAAGTAAGCCTGTTGGGCAAATAGCTTTGCTAGGCCCTACGCCAGATGTATGGAGCAAAGATGGCCTCGACCGCACCGCATTCAACTTTACCCCATGGTACTTGCACTCCTTTTGGCAAGCATTTAACCACAACGGCTTTATGAGCGACTTTGTGAACTGCGAAGTGGTGACAAAAGCAAGTGTGCAAAAAGACAAATTGGTTTGTGGGCACATGGCTTACGAAGCTATTTTTATTTGCAATGTGATAAACATGCCCCCCGAAACGGCTGAAAAACTGGTGGAATTTGCCAAGGCTGGCGGAAAGGTCTTTTTTGTAGGCTCTTTTCCCAATAAAGCCCCTGGCTACCAATCCAGCCCTGATGCCGCTAACAGGCTTAAAAAGGCAGTGGAACTGACCATGAACGCAGATGCCAAGCTTATTCAGTCTCCCCCCGACGACGACAAAGATAACCAACAGGAACTTGCCAAATGGGTAAAAGTTATTTGTAAGCAACATTCCCTTGTGCCAAAAGTCAACTTATCAGAACCGCATCACAAGGTGTTTGTAAACCATCAGCAGGCAGGAAAAAAGGAAATTGTTTTTTTTGCCAACATGGACAGGGAGAACAATAGCGTGTTTGAAGCGCAATTCCCCACAGGTAAAAAACTGCCCTGGCGATGGAATCCTGAAACAGGGGAAAGAACCCTCTACCCCCATAATGTCCCCCACATCCTAAAGTTTGACCTAGCTCCGCTCGAATCCATTCTGTTGGTATTTGAATCGCTAGGACAGTTTGATGTCCCCCGGCCAGAAGAAGCTCCTATGTTTGAAAATGGACAAACGATAAATGGCCCTTGGAAAGCCACTTTTGAGCAACCGATTACAGAGGAAACTTTTGAAAAAGAGTTTACCAAACTCGCAGACCTCAAAGACATAGAAGAGCTCAAGTACTTTTCGGGAACAGTGACCTATACGACCAGCTTCATCCCAGAAAATGTATCACTGAACATCTTAGATCTGGGAAAAGCCCATGAGATAGTAGAGCTGCGGATCAACCAACAATTGGTAGGCACAAAATGGTGGGGCAAGAAAGTATTCGATATCTCAGATATGCTCATAGAAGGGGAAAACGAGCTACAAATAAAAGTCACCACGCTGCTCTATAACTATTGCTGCTCCCTTGAAGGCAACCCAACCGTAGAAACATGGCGAAAGAGAAGCAAAGAAGTAGGCCTGCTTCCTTCGGGCTTGGTAGGTCCTGTGGTGGTTTATTAGAGGGGAGACGAGGCAACCAACAACGGGGTCTTTTCAAAAGCCCCCGTCGCTAAGCAGCCCATCCCAAGTGGGTAGCCTTTCAAGCGTCGTGGGCGTAAAAAAACGACCACGACGTGTGTGGAAAATTCAATCTTTACCTTTCTTACATAATGAAAAAACATAACCTATTACTCTTTATCATTTGTACATCTATTCTGTCTTGCCAAAACAAAAAAGAGATAAAGTATGCTGGATTTGATGATTTGGCGATAGGAAGTGAAACTATCAACCTTTATCAAAATGGTGATTTTTCTATTGAAATTGGCTTGGGGTATCACAAAGGAACTTACTCAATAGATAAAGATACTATTTTGCTCATCTACAACAATGAATCAGGCTTACCTAAAAAATTCTTGCTAAACGAGGACAAATTTGAGTCGGCTACCCTCATAAAATCTCAATAAGGCGAATTGATAACTATAAACATTCACAAAAGGTCAAAGCTAAGTTTGAGCATAAAAAGGTATTTGAAATAAAAGAAGCAATAAAATCAAACTATTACAAACCTCATGCAAAGGATTCTATCGACTGTACCGAATGGAGTTTAATAGAGCATGAAATTGAAATAATTATCAAAGAATCTGAACCTATAAATGGCTCTGAATGGCATCATCTCTTCGATCACTACCCCTGCCAAATTAAAGGAACTCTTATCCAAAGCTCTAAAAAATTTGATTATGCGATAAATATTGGAGCTTGGTTAACAATTTCCTCTGACGACACTACGTGGAGGTTTGGCAGCTTTAAAGATGAAAACAATACGTATTTTCTTTCTACAGCTTTTATAGAAGAATGAAAGGTATTATTTTGAAAGCGAGCCAACAACGGGGTCTTTTCAAAAGCCCCCGTTGCTTTGCATCCTACCAAATGAATAGCGTCGTGGGCGTAAAAAAAAACGACCACGACGTGTCTCAAAACTTTAGATCTTGCTTTAAAAGGAAACCTAAACAACAAAAACAGAGTACTAATACCCATAGCATTTAACCTACTTTTCTAAAAAAAATGGAGATAGAAACACTGAAAACAAGAACAAGCATTGACCAAAACGATAAATTATTCAAAATATACACCCAGTTTGAGGAAGTGTTGGCAGCATTGAGAAAAAAAGAGCTTCCAGAGCAAACTATTGGAGTTATCAACCAAGAAATCCAACTTGTCAACTCTATCCCCGAGAGTGGAAAAGAACTCAAAAAGCAAATCAAAAAGGGGCAAGGACGAATAGTAAAATTGCTAGAAAAGGAGCTAAAAATCGTACCACAAAGCTATTACCAATCGACATGGATGGGATTGGGCATGGCAGCATTTGGCTTGCCTATGGGCGTAGCTTTTGGCATGGCTTTAGGAAACTTGGCATTTCTGAGCATTGGGCTGCCTATTGGCATGGCAATCGGGTTAGCCGTAGGCTCAGGAATGGATAAAAAAGCACTGGAAGAAGGCAGGCAACTCGATGTGAAGATAAAGTTTTATGGGTAGGAGAAAGCAATTCAGCATCTGCCAATTTAGTTGGAAATCAATTTATTGGGACTAATTTTAGGATATATGTTTTTATGAAGATGTTTAAACCTTACTACCTATGAAAACTTTGCTTACCCTTGTTACTTTACTTTTACTCACTATGAACCTGCATGCCCAAAATCCAAACTTCCATATCTACCTATGCTTTGGGCAATCCAACATGGAAGGCTCGGCAAAAATAGAAAAACAAGACTCAACCGTTGATGCCCGGTTTAAAATGATGCCGTCTATGGACTGCTCTAACTTGGAAAGAACCAAAGGCAATTGGTACCCAGCTATTCCCCCGCTAAGCCAATGCTTTGTAGGGCTCTCCCCTGCCGATTATTTTGGCAGAACAATGGTAAAAAACCTTCCAGAAAACATTACGGTAGGGGTTATTAGCGTGGCCATTGGAGGTTGCGACATCCGCCTGTTTGACAAAAAAAGTTACAAAGACCATGTAGCCACCTACCCCGAAGATTGGTTTGTGAACAAAGTAGAAGGATATGGAGGAAATCCCTACAAACGCCTTATTAAGCTCGCAAAAAAAGCCCAAAAAGATGGAGTGATCAAAGGCATTCTTTTACACCAAGGAGAAACCAATACAGGAGATACCTTATGGACAAGCTATGTGAAAACGATCTATGAAAACATGATCGCTGATCTTTCATTGAACCCAGAAGATGTACCTCTGCTGGCTGGGGAAGTAGCTCATGCCGACCAAGGTGGGAAATGCGCCATCATGAACGAGATTATCGATACCTTACCAGAAGCTATCCCCACTGCCTATGTGATTCCTTCGAGCGGTTGTGCAGTACAAGAAGACAGTGTGCATTTCAGTTCGGAAGGAGTGCGAGAACTAGGAAAGCGATACGCAGAAAAAATGCTTTCGCTGGAGGGGGAGTAGAATAGGTAAGATAGTTATCACGATTCTGCACTATTTTCCAAGTATTCAAGCAACGAGCGACGGGGTCTTTCCAAAAGCCCCCTGTCGTTTTGCAAGCTACTCCCTAACTCTGCCCCATTTCCCAACCAAGCGTCGGGGGCGTAAAAAAAACGACCACGACGTATTTGACTTCCTTTTCCTAGGCAAGGAAAACCCTCAACTCAAACCTGATTCTAATCAGTTTTCAAAAGAAAATCTTTTTAAGGCTTGGAAATGAACCAAACATATGCTTGCTTTGTTCACGATAAAACCCCAAGGCACGTAACGTGTCATTTGGTTTATAAAGAAGAGAGGAGAGACTGGGCTCGCAGATCCTCTAGCAACCTTCCAACCCGAAAGGAAAAGGTGCTAATTCCCAGCCTAAATCTATTTTAGGACATATAAACTGAGAAAAAATGAAAAACTCAATCCAAGTAGAAAGTTCAGAATCAGTTCCGTTAAACGCAGCTCTAAGAGCTACTACCTACACCACGTGCTGTACGTGTTGCTGTTGTTGTATGCAGTAAAGCGCCGGCGTTCTACCTGAATTTCCTTTTCTAATTCTTCCAAGAAAACTGGTGCATCCTTAAAAATATGCGAGATGACCTTTTGTGTCTTCCCGCCTTTTTAAACCTATATCTTCACCCTAATCTAAACCCACATTATAATGTCTGAAAGTTTAAAATTTGAAACATTACAGCTACACGCTGGCCAAGAAGTAGATACAACTACAAACTCGAGAGCCGTACCTATTTACCAAACTACTTCCTATACATTCAACGATTCTGACCACGGGGCTAACCTTTTCGCCCTCAAAGAATTCGGAAATATCTATACCCGTATAATGAACCCTACCACCGATGTATTCGAGAAACGAATAGCAGCATTGGAAGGTGGCGTTGCTGCTTTGGCAGTTGGTTCGGGGCAAGCAGCCCAGTTCATCGCTTTAAATAATATCTTGGAGGCTGGAGATAACTTTGTGTCTTCTTCTTTCCTTTATGGAGGCACTTATAATCAGTTCAAAGTTGCATTTAAGCGCTTGGGCATCACGGTAAAATTTGCCGATGGAGACAAAGCAGCAAGCTTTGAGCAGTTGATAGACGAAAATACCAAGGCTATCTACCTAGAAACTATTGGCAACCCAGAATTCAGTATTCCAGATTTTGATGCGATTGCCGCACTTGCTGACAAGCACAACATCCCACTAGTAGTGGACAACACGTTTGGTGCAGGTGGTTATCTTTTCCGCCCTATAGAACACGGTGCTGCTGTGGTAACTGCTTCGGCTACCAAGTGGATTGGCGGACATGGAACATCTATTGGCGGCGTGATCGTTGACTCTGGAAAATTCAACTGGGGCAATGGCAAATTCCCTCAGTTTACCGAGCCTTCGGAAGGCTATCATGGCTTGAAGTTTTGGGAAGTATTTGGCGAAGGCGGTCCTTTTGGAAACATCGCTTTTATCATTAGGGCACGAGTAGAAGGCTTGCGTGATTTCGGCCCTGCATTGAGCCCTTTCAACTCTTTCTTGTTACTTCAGGGCTTGGAAACGCTTTCCCTCAGGGTGCAGAGGCACGTAGATAATACCTTGGAAGTAGCCAAATGGCTAGAAGCACATGACTTGGTGGAGAAAGTAAACTACCCTGGCTTGGAGAGCAGTGCTCACCACGAATTGGGCAAAAAATACTTGAAAAACGGCTTTGGAGGTGTGTTGAGCTTTACGCTAAAAGGAGATTTGGACAAGGTGAAAGCATTTGTGGATAGCCTTCAGCTTATCAGCCACTTGGCAAACGTGGGCGATGCAAAAACCTTGATCATCCACCCAGCTTCTACCACGCACCAGCAGCTTTCCCCCGAAGAGCAACTCTCAGCAGGCGTATTGCCAAACTTACTCAGGCTTTCGGTAGGCATAGAGCACGCCGACGATATCAAAGCCGATTTGCAAGCTTCATTCGATAAAGTTTTTAATTCATAACCTATTCAACTAAGCACCTCCTTGCCTAAGTGAGGAGGTGCTTCAATATCCTTAAAAAAGGACTAAAAAATGAGTACAAAAAAGTTTTCAATAAGCGGAAAAAAGGAAAGCCCCACTAGATTTGTGGCAAGTGCGAGAGGGTTCCGTATCACCATAGACCAACCTCGCGATTTTGGGGGAAGCGATCAAGCTGCCAACCCTGTGGAATATTTGCTAGCTGGCTATGCAGGCTGCCTGAACAGCATAGGGCATTTGGTTGCCCTAGAAATGGGATTCAGCCTGAAATCATTGGAAATTGACATTGAAGGATCGCTCAACACCGATAAGCTTTTCGGGATCCAAACGGAGGAAAGGGCTGGGTATAAAGAAATAGAAGTAAGGCTAAAAGCTGAAACACATGTAGATGGTTTTGTGCTGGAAGAATGGCTTAGAAAAGTAGAGGAGCGTTGCCCTGTGAACGATACTATCCGGAACCATACGCCAATAAGCGTTGGGGTGGAAAAAAAAGAGCCAGTGGAGGAAGTGGCGATTGTCTAGTTGCGAGTTACTAGTTTCTGGATAAAA
It encodes:
- a CDS encoding sialate O-acetylesterase, with product MKTLLTLVTLLLLTMNLHAQNPNFHIYLCFGQSNMEGSAKIEKQDSTVDARFKMMPSMDCSNLERTKGNWYPAIPPLSQCFVGLSPADYFGRTMVKNLPENITVGVISVAIGGCDIRLFDKKSYKDHVATYPEDWFVNKVEGYGGNPYKRLIKLAKKAQKDGVIKGILLHQGETNTGDTLWTSYVKTIYENMIADLSLNPEDVPLLAGEVAHADQGGKCAIMNEIIDTLPEAIPTAYVIPSSGCAVQEDSVHFSSEGVRELGKRYAEKMLSLEGE
- a CDS encoding glycosyl hydrolase, producing MPIEEEKNTIDRRSFLKTTGLGTGAMLLGLPTLQGCMSEDARPIDDDFFKGFQHPPALARPFVRWWWNGNHISKEEILRELDLMKNAGIGGVEINPVAMPETAEADPEAGLVWLSNEWCQMVKFVCDEAKKRNMLVDLIVGTGWPFGGEFLEESETIQGVSVEIIDIVGSGPQSIELPKIDEENEKIMQIALIPNHMGAIGAKKDLSDLPVKKGKIEFEAPEATHKLYVVIWKNKFREVMHGAPGGAGPVLDHFNLHAVEKYLDRISDALNPLFEGSMGNGIRSLFCDSIELEGANWTSDLAQEFEKRRGYEIFEYLPLLLDKNFNPETSFQKEFRKVKYDYSLTLAELFKERFVQPFHLWCNSNACQSRYQAYGHPWIYTDLLDGNLTPDIPEGDQWLFNAGWQNFCDVDNIRYAIWNKYAASGGHIKGRKVISTEAMTNTSGVFQASLEYIKQATDLNIATGINHTILHGYNYSPPSAGFPGWVRYGTYFSDQNTWWPYMPAWANYTARLSYVFQESKPVGQIALLGPTPDVWSKDGLDRTAFNFTPWYLHSFWQAFNHNGFMSDFVNCEVVTKASVQKDKLVCGHMAYEAIFICNVINMPPETAEKLVEFAKAGGKVFFVGSFPNKAPGYQSSPDAANRLKKAVELTMNADAKLIQSPPDDDKDNQQELAKWVKVICKQHSLVPKVNLSEPHHKVFVNHQQAGKKEIVFFANMDRENNSVFEAQFPTGKKLPWRWNPETGERTLYPHNVPHILKFDLAPLESILLVFESLGQFDVPRPEEAPMFENGQTINGPWKATFEQPITEETFEKEFTKLADLKDIEELKYFSGTVTYTTSFIPENVSLNILDLGKAHEIVELRINQQLVGTKWWGKKVFDISDMLIEGENELQIKVTTLLYNYCCSLEGNPTVETWRKRSKEVGLLPSGLVGPVVVY
- a CDS encoding O-acetylhomoserine aminocarboxypropyltransferase/cysteine synthase — protein: MSESLKFETLQLHAGQEVDTTTNSRAVPIYQTTSYTFNDSDHGANLFALKEFGNIYTRIMNPTTDVFEKRIAALEGGVAALAVGSGQAAQFIALNNILEAGDNFVSSSFLYGGTYNQFKVAFKRLGITVKFADGDKAASFEQLIDENTKAIYLETIGNPEFSIPDFDAIAALADKHNIPLVVDNTFGAGGYLFRPIEHGAAVVTASATKWIGGHGTSIGGVIVDSGKFNWGNGKFPQFTEPSEGYHGLKFWEVFGEGGPFGNIAFIIRARVEGLRDFGPALSPFNSFLLLQGLETLSLRVQRHVDNTLEVAKWLEAHDLVEKVNYPGLESSAHHELGKKYLKNGFGGVLSFTLKGDLDKVKAFVDSLQLISHLANVGDAKTLIIHPASTTHQQLSPEEQLSAGVLPNLLRLSVGIEHADDIKADLQASFDKVFNS
- a CDS encoding OsmC family protein translates to MSTKKFSISGKKESPTRFVASARGFRITIDQPRDFGGSDQAANPVEYLLAGYAGCLNSIGHLVALEMGFSLKSLEIDIEGSLNTDKLFGIQTEERAGYKEIEVRLKAETHVDGFVLEEWLRKVEERCPVNDTIRNHTPISVGVEKKEPVEEVAIV